CTGGCCCTAAAAGTGGCCGAGCCAGAGACTGTTTTTGGCGCATCATTGGGCGTCAGCAAACGGTTGGCCTGGTCGAGACCACTGCCTATGGACCAGGTGCAGCGCGTGCGGCGTGCTCTAGGCGGCACACTCAACGACGTGATGATCACGGCGCTTATCGGTGGTTTACGGCGTTACCGGTTGGCCGAAGGGCAGCCGGTAAACGGCGCCTGTTTCCGGGCGGCCATCCCGGTCAATTTGCGACCCAAGAAGCAGGCCCACAATCTGGGCAATCAATTTGGTCTGGTATTGCTCTCTGCGTCGCTGGCGATGGCCGACCCGCAGGAACGGTTGGCCGAAGTGCAGGCGCAAATGGACCGGCTGAAGCAGTCGCCAGACGCCATAACGACTTACAAATTGATCAGCGCGTTGGGATTTGCACCGCCGGCGGTGCAAAACGCACTGGTGAAGCAGTTTGGGGGGATGGCAACGGCCGTTATCTCCAACGTGCCCGGCCCAACCGAAACGCGCTACCTGGCCGGGCAAAAAATTGAGCATATCATGTTTTGGGCCCCCCAGTCTGGCCCGGTCGGCCTGGGCATTACCATCTACAGCTTTGCCGGTCAGGTTTACGTGGGCGTCAACGCCGACCCCAACGCCCTGGCCCGCCCGGATGAATTTATATTGGCTTTCCAGGCCGAATACACGGCCATGGTGGCATTGGCTGAAAATTAATCTCAGGAGGAACTATGCTAAAGAGAATTATCGGTTTTATCATGTTTATAACCGGGTTGATTGGTCTGGGGCTGGCCATCGCCGGTTCCATTTTGGGGCGGCAGGCCATAGACCAGATCGGCGTCGGTTTGAACAATACGCTAACAATCACGTTGGACACCCTGGTAACGGTAAAAGATACGTTTGCATTGACAAAAACGGCCGTAGACCAGGCCGGCGCCAGCATCGCTACCGTCGAAACAACCACGGCCGGCCTCAGCCAGACCATTGGCGACACACAGCCGTTGGTTAACCAGCTTTCCGTCGTCACCAGCAGCGAAATTCCCAACAGCGTCGAGGCCATACAGGTGTCGCTCAACTCGTCGGCCGAATTGGCGCGTCAAGTGGACAACACCCTGCGTACCCTCAGCGATTTCCAGATCGAACAATCCTTCCCCTTACCACTCGGCCAGAGCATTGACCTGAATTTCGACCTGGGCATCAATTACGATCCACAAACGGCACTAGACGAGTCATTGGTCGGCATTGCCGACAGCCTGGACGGCGTTTCTGGCGAACTGCGCAATCTGGAGCCAATCTTCGCCGTCAACGCCAGCAATCTGGGCATGATGAGCGACAACGTGCAGCTTATTTCTGAAGACATCGCCGCCATTAACAAAGTTGTGGCCGACATTAACCCGCTTCTGGATCAGTATGTTGACACGGTTGTGCAGATTGAAAATAGCGTGAAGCAGGTACAGGCCAATCTGACATCTTATCTGCAAATCCTTAAAAATGTGGTCACAGCCTTAATGATCTGGCTGGCAATTCTGCACCTGGGACCTTTGTTCATGGGCTGGGAATTGATCAGCGGCATCTACAATAAAAACGAGGTTGTGTATATTAACAGCACCGAAAAGCAAGACGAGTCTGAGGGTTCAGACAAAGGAGAATAATGC
This genomic stretch from Candidatus Leptovillus gracilis harbors:
- a CDS encoding DUF1298 domain-containing protein, with translation MAEPNKGRELLDKGTTYAQSAIQLALKVAEPETVFGASLGVSKRLAWSRPLPMDQVQRVRRALGGTLNDVMITALIGGLRRYRLAEGQPVNGACFRAAIPVNLRPKKQAHNLGNQFGLVLLSASLAMADPQERLAEVQAQMDRLKQSPDAITTYKLISALGFAPPAVQNALVKQFGGMATAVISNVPGPTETRYLAGQKIEHIMFWAPQSGPVGLGITIYSFAGQVYVGVNADPNALARPDEFILAFQAEYTAMVALAEN